The proteins below are encoded in one region of Cohaesibacter intestini:
- the pflB gene encoding formate C-acetyltransferase encodes MNFMSDKPVVVDPWAGFSDGEWRSKVDVRGFIQENYTPYEGDDAFLADATERTKKLWDELGELLKEERKVGVLDVSPVPSSITAHDAGYINKQLELIVGLQTDAPLKRAIMPNGGLRMVEGGMEAFGFKPDPQVHEIWTKYRKDHNQAVFDAYSPDIMAARKSGVVTGLPDAYGRGRIIGDYRRVALYGIDFLKEQKLAEKTELDDAVFDMNTIRTREELSEQYRALDELREMGLKYGIDMSQPATNAREAIQFTYLAYLAAVKEQNGAAMSFGRTATFIDIYIERDFAAGLLTEEEAQEMIDDMVIKLRIIRFLRTPEYDELFSGDPTWVTEVLGGMGLDGRTLVTKNSMRFLNTLYNLGPAPEPNLTVLWSSKLPRGFKDFCAKVSKDTSAIQYENDDLMRTKWGDDYGIACCVSAMAIGKQMQFFGARANLAKGLLYAINGGIDEKSGQKVAEGLEPITADVLDYDEVVAKFDKSMDWLAKTYVKALNAIHYMHDKYAYERIEMALHDRDILRTMACGIAGLSIAADSLAAIKYAKVSVIRNEQGIAVDYKIEGNYPAFGNNDDRVDSIASWLTEVFMKKVAAQPYFYRDATPTQSVLTITSNVVYGKKTGSTPCGRQGGEPFAPGANPMNGRDKKGFIAAGASVAKLPYEFAQDGISWTASATPDSMGHNDNEQIRNLANCLDGFTDAGGFHVNVNMLTRETLEDAMEHPEKYPQLTVRVSGYAVNFVKLTREQQLDILSRTFHAGM; translated from the coding sequence ATGAATTTTATGAGTGACAAGCCAGTCGTCGTCGATCCTTGGGCGGGCTTTTCGGATGGTGAGTGGCGCAGCAAAGTCGATGTGCGCGGCTTCATCCAGGAAAACTATACCCCCTATGAAGGCGATGATGCCTTTTTGGCAGATGCCACCGAGCGGACCAAGAAACTCTGGGACGAACTTGGCGAGCTGCTGAAAGAAGAGCGCAAGGTTGGCGTTCTCGATGTGTCGCCTGTGCCTTCCTCCATCACGGCCCATGACGCTGGCTATATCAACAAGCAGCTGGAACTGATTGTCGGTCTGCAGACCGATGCACCTTTGAAGCGCGCCATCATGCCAAATGGCGGCCTGCGCATGGTGGAAGGTGGCATGGAAGCCTTTGGCTTCAAGCCAGACCCACAGGTGCATGAGATCTGGACCAAATATCGCAAGGATCACAATCAGGCGGTGTTTGATGCTTACAGCCCGGACATTATGGCCGCCCGTAAATCGGGCGTTGTCACAGGCCTGCCAGATGCTTATGGCCGCGGCCGCATCATTGGTGACTATCGCCGTGTGGCTCTTTATGGCATCGACTTCCTCAAAGAGCAGAAGCTGGCCGAGAAAACCGAGCTGGATGATGCCGTGTTCGACATGAACACCATTCGCACCCGTGAAGAGCTGAGCGAGCAATATCGCGCGCTGGACGAGTTGCGCGAGATGGGCCTGAAATATGGCATCGACATGAGCCAGCCGGCCACCAATGCGCGCGAAGCGATCCAGTTCACCTATCTGGCCTATCTGGCTGCCGTGAAAGAACAGAATGGCGCTGCCATGTCGTTCGGCCGCACGGCGACCTTCATTGACATCTATATCGAACGTGACTTTGCTGCCGGTCTGCTGACTGAAGAAGAAGCGCAGGAAATGATCGACGATATGGTCATCAAGCTTCGCATTATTCGCTTCCTGCGTACCCCTGAATATGATGAGCTGTTTTCTGGCGACCCAACCTGGGTGACCGAAGTGCTCGGCGGCATGGGTCTGGATGGCCGGACTTTGGTCACCAAAAACTCCATGCGCTTCCTCAACACGCTCTACAATCTGGGCCCTGCGCCAGAGCCAAACCTGACGGTTCTGTGGAGCTCCAAGCTGCCACGCGGCTTTAAGGATTTCTGCGCCAAGGTTTCCAAGGACACCAGCGCCATTCAATATGAGAATGACGACCTGATGCGTACGAAATGGGGCGACGACTATGGCATTGCCTGCTGTGTCTCCGCCATGGCTATCGGTAAACAGATGCAGTTCTTCGGTGCGCGTGCCAACCTTGCCAAGGGTCTGCTCTATGCGATCAATGGCGGCATCGACGAGAAGAGCGGCCAGAAAGTGGCTGAAGGGCTCGAACCCATCACCGCTGATGTGCTTGACTATGACGAGGTCGTTGCGAAATTCGACAAGTCGATGGACTGGCTCGCCAAGACCTACGTCAAGGCGCTGAATGCGATCCATTATATGCATGACAAATATGCCTATGAGCGGATCGAAATGGCTTTGCATGACCGCGACATCCTGCGCACCATGGCCTGCGGCATTGCTGGCCTGTCCATTGCAGCCGACAGCCTTGCAGCGATCAAATATGCCAAGGTCAGCGTCATTCGCAACGAACAGGGCATTGCGGTCGATTACAAAATCGAAGGCAACTATCCAGCCTTTGGCAACAATGATGACCGGGTTGACAGCATCGCCAGCTGGTTGACCGAAGTCTTCATGAAGAAAGTGGCTGCCCAGCCATATTTCTACCGCGATGCAACCCCGACCCAGTCGGTACTAACCATCACGTCAAACGTGGTTTATGGTAAGAAAACCGGCTCGACCCCTTGTGGTCGTCAGGGTGGCGAGCCCTTCGCGCCGGGTGCCAACCCGATGAATGGCCGCGACAAGAAAGGCTTCATTGCTGCGGGCGCTTCGGTTGCCAAATTGCCTTATGAGTTTGCTCAGGACGGCATCAGCTGGACCGCTTCGGCAACGCCAGACTCGATGGGCCACAATGACAATGAGCAGATCCGCAACCTTGCCAACTGCCTTGACGGCTTCACCGATGCCGGTGGCTTCCATGTCAATGTCAACATGCTGACCCGCGAAACGCTGGAAGATGCCATGGAGCATCCGGAGAAATATCCGCAGCTGACGGTTCGCGTGTCCGGTTATGCGGTGAACTTCGTCAAGCTGACCCGCGAACAGCAGCTCGATATTCTGAGCCGCACCTTCCATGCTGGCATGTAA
- a CDS encoding Gfo/Idh/MocA family protein encodes MKLAVIGLGMAAKPHVAALKQLEGRVEVTGLHMRNEARRKAAAKDYGWPTFDSIDAIAADPKTDAVLILTPPNARREIVEKLTAAGKHILMEKPIERSLGAAVELVEMTENANVKLGIVFQHRARQGSLRLAQMLRDGALGEIAMVRTNVPWWRGQDYYDQPGRGSFAQDGGGVLITQAIHVLDLMLSLCGPVQAVQAMLTTSRLHRMEAEDFATAGLIYENGAVGSVVATTASFPGDVESICIDGTLGSAKLEAGELTLHWRDGRIEAFGEESQSGGGADPMDFPCDWHRAIIENFADYLEGKADLLASGRQALEVHRLIDAMTRSGNRDGQRVDLPEI; translated from the coding sequence TTGAAACTGGCAGTGATTGGCCTCGGCATGGCAGCAAAGCCCCATGTCGCGGCCTTGAAACAACTTGAGGGTCGCGTCGAAGTGACCGGCCTTCACATGCGCAACGAGGCCCGTCGGAAGGCCGCAGCGAAGGACTATGGCTGGCCAACATTTGACAGCATCGATGCCATCGCCGCAGATCCGAAAACAGATGCCGTTTTGATCCTCACCCCGCCCAACGCGCGGCGAGAGATCGTGGAAAAACTGACTGCTGCAGGCAAGCACATCCTGATGGAAAAGCCCATCGAGCGGAGCCTTGGGGCCGCCGTTGAGCTGGTCGAAATGACGGAAAATGCCAATGTCAAACTCGGCATCGTCTTCCAGCATCGCGCGCGGCAAGGCTCTCTGCGGCTGGCGCAAATGCTCAGGGATGGTGCTTTGGGCGAAATCGCCATGGTCCGCACCAATGTGCCTTGGTGGCGCGGGCAGGATTATTATGACCAGCCGGGGCGTGGCTCCTTTGCGCAGGATGGCGGCGGTGTGCTGATCACCCAAGCCATCCATGTGCTTGATCTCATGTTGTCTCTGTGCGGCCCCGTTCAAGCCGTGCAGGCCATGCTGACCACCTCGCGCCTGCACAGGATGGAGGCCGAGGATTTCGCCACTGCTGGCTTGATCTACGAGAATGGGGCTGTCGGCTCGGTTGTCGCCACCACCGCGTCCTTTCCGGGGGATGTGGAAAGCATCTGCATTGATGGCACACTGGGCAGCGCCAAGCTGGAAGCTGGAGAGCTGACCCTCCATTGGCGTGATGGCCGGATCGAGGCATTCGGTGAAGAAAGCCAGTCGGGTGGCGGTGCTGATCCGATGGACTTTCCATGCGACTGGCACCGCGCCATTATCGAGAATTTTGCCGATTATCTGGAGGGAAAAGCTGACTTGCTGGCCTCTGGCCGTCAGGCGCTGGAGGTTCATCGCCTGATCGACGCCATGACCCGCTCAGGCAATCGGGATGGCCAACGGGTTGATTTGCCCGAGATCTAG
- the pfkB gene encoding 1-phosphofructokinase has product MRIPPPVVTLTLNPAIDQSARVKDFQAGAVNRVQSVQIDAGGKGVNVASFLAHFDHRVTATGLMGQDNAVIFERLFAEKSIEDRFIRIPGRVRVNVKLVDAVRDQVTDINYPGAAAPASGYNAVKDMIVRLSDEGMEHFVLAGSMPQDGPDHLFHDLIDLLKAKGACVYLDTSGEALHWGLKATPDVIKPNLAELRAVTGKPLTSHHEIIDEVHKLSDGGIGLAAVSMGSEGALFITETRCVLAKAPETKVVSSVGAGDAMVAGIIHGRLSGLPLHTIARQSTAFAVAALGEIGPRLPHKEVVLSIADQVEVEDLV; this is encoded by the coding sequence ATGCGTATCCCTCCCCCCGTCGTCACCCTGACCCTCAACCCAGCCATTGACCAGTCCGCCCGGGTCAAGGACTTTCAGGCCGGCGCGGTCAATCGCGTCCAATCGGTGCAGATCGATGCTGGTGGTAAGGGGGTCAATGTCGCGTCCTTTCTGGCCCATTTCGACCATCGGGTCACGGCCACCGGTTTGATGGGACAGGACAATGCAGTGATTTTCGAGCGGCTTTTTGCGGAAAAGAGCATTGAGGATCGCTTCATTCGCATTCCCGGCCGGGTGCGGGTCAATGTGAAACTGGTCGATGCCGTGCGTGATCAGGTGACGGATATCAATTATCCAGGTGCTGCCGCTCCGGCTTCGGGCTACAATGCCGTCAAGGACATGATCGTCAGGCTGAGCGATGAAGGCATGGAACATTTCGTGCTGGCAGGCAGCATGCCGCAAGATGGACCGGATCATCTGTTTCATGACCTGATCGACCTTTTGAAAGCCAAGGGGGCTTGCGTCTATCTCGATACAAGCGGCGAAGCCTTGCATTGGGGGCTGAAGGCAACGCCGGATGTCATCAAGCCCAATCTGGCTGAATTGCGTGCTGTAACCGGCAAACCGCTCACCAGTCATCACGAAATCATCGACGAAGTGCATAAACTGAGCGACGGCGGAATCGGGCTCGCGGCAGTGTCGATGGGGTCAGAGGGAGCCCTGTTTATCACGGAGACGCGTTGCGTGCTGGCCAAGGCCCCCGAGACCAAGGTCGTCAGTTCAGTCGGGGCTGGCGATGCCATGGTGGCGGGCATCATCCACGGGCGGCTTTCAGGCTTGCCGCTTCACACGATCGCGCGCCAATCGACCGCCTTTGCCGTGGCGGCTCTCGGTGAGATCGGGCCGCGTCTGCCTCACAAGGAGGTCGTTTTGTCGATCGCCGATCAGGTCGAGGTTGAGGATCTTGTCTAA
- a CDS encoding beta-mannosidase codes for MRGTHSEWLLHDDWILARIGAPTKVPFAIPGDVHSALLAEEEIPDPFWRDTETSLDWVHESQWQAETTFTMEADPTGAYCLTLDSVDCHAILFLNGIEIGRCESQFLRYDFDVSKALQKGANRLAIRFLSNSREARDKQDQFPFKVPHIFWNCRLPHYNFLRKAQCHAGWDWNIALSPLGIYGTVRLRKLSTVRLDDVMVRQHHADGVVRLDITAFYHADEPAELTLAASLDGQVASQAITVWPGEGKADLSITIDQPRLWWPIGHGEQPLYDLTIMLDGQSIERRIGLRQIELVTDRDEIGNRFAFRVNGREIFCRGANWIPADALPARATPDHVRDLLTSAVEANMNMIRVWGGGQYEPDWFYDLCSELGLLVWHDFMFACNLYPASDPDWLALVRREARQQIRRLSSQPCMALWCGDNELVGALTWYEESKKDRDRYLVMYDRLNHALEEAIHAERPDSPFWPSSPSVGPLNFGDGWHDDTAGDMHFWDVWHSAKDFEHYRSVQPRFCSEFGFQSFPSKRVIESFTEPQDRNVSSPVMETHQRNEGGNSRIVETIARYFRFPDGFDDLTYLSQISQGLAMKTAIEYWRSAKPRCMGTLYWQLNDTWPVASWSGLEYGGGWKLLHYMARRFYAPVLVTAQPDRACGDIILTAINDSPTPLDLTLSIAKVELQGGVKAFGDVHVTCPMGRAMEVTRIKREALGEDAFLHLNWLSKDGLHRGENDYLPKRPKDFNLPTPSISLDEHVNDKGETEITLLSDKPAFFVTYHHGGDRIFSDNCVTLLPDRPKILTVTRQRRSHLPPIEAELSYLKQ; via the coding sequence ATGCGCGGGACGCACAGTGAGTGGCTATTGCATGATGACTGGATTTTGGCGCGGATCGGAGCACCAACAAAGGTTCCCTTTGCCATTCCCGGCGATGTGCATTCCGCACTGTTGGCGGAAGAGGAAATCCCCGATCCCTTCTGGCGTGATACGGAAACCAGTCTCGATTGGGTGCATGAAAGCCAGTGGCAGGCCGAAACCACCTTCACCATGGAAGCAGACCCGACAGGGGCTTACTGTCTGACGCTTGATAGCGTCGATTGCCACGCCATCCTGTTCTTGAACGGCATCGAGATTGGTCGTTGTGAAAGTCAGTTTCTGCGCTACGATTTTGACGTGTCCAAGGCCTTGCAAAAGGGTGCCAATCGCCTCGCCATCCGGTTTTTGTCCAATTCTCGCGAGGCTCGCGACAAGCAGGATCAGTTCCCCTTCAAGGTGCCGCATATTTTCTGGAATTGTCGGTTGCCCCATTACAATTTCCTGCGTAAGGCCCAGTGCCATGCGGGCTGGGACTGGAACATCGCTCTTTCGCCACTGGGTATCTATGGCACGGTTCGGTTAAGGAAACTCAGCACAGTGCGGCTGGATGACGTCATGGTGCGCCAGCATCACGCGGATGGGGTGGTGCGGCTTGATATAACGGCCTTCTATCACGCCGATGAACCAGCTGAATTGACCCTGGCAGCCAGCCTCGATGGGCAGGTGGCCAGCCAGGCCATCACGGTCTGGCCGGGCGAGGGCAAGGCGGATCTGTCGATCACCATCGACCAGCCACGCCTCTGGTGGCCAATAGGGCACGGCGAACAGCCTCTCTACGATCTGACCATCATGCTTGATGGCCAGAGTATCGAGCGCCGCATCGGCTTGCGCCAGATCGAGCTGGTCACTGACAGAGATGAAATTGGCAATCGCTTTGCTTTTCGCGTCAATGGGCGTGAGATCTTCTGCCGCGGTGCCAACTGGATTCCCGCCGACGCCTTGCCCGCCCGCGCCACGCCTGACCATGTGCGCGATCTTCTGACCTCGGCCGTCGAGGCCAATATGAACATGATCCGCGTCTGGGGTGGCGGCCAGTATGAGCCGGACTGGTTCTATGACCTATGCTCAGAACTGGGCCTGTTGGTCTGGCATGATTTCATGTTTGCCTGCAATCTCTACCCTGCTTCGGATCCTGATTGGCTGGCCCTTGTGCGCCGGGAGGCCCGCCAGCAGATCCGTCGCCTGTCAAGCCAGCCTTGCATGGCTTTGTGGTGCGGCGACAATGAGCTGGTCGGCGCACTGACATGGTATGAGGAAAGCAAGAAGGATCGCGACCGCTATCTGGTGATGTATGATCGCCTCAATCACGCCTTGGAAGAAGCCATCCATGCCGAGCGGCCGGATAGTCCCTTCTGGCCATCTTCGCCTTCGGTCGGGCCTCTCAATTTTGGCGATGGCTGGCATGATGACACAGCCGGTGACATGCATTTCTGGGATGTCTGGCACTCGGCCAAGGATTTCGAGCATTATCGCAGCGTTCAGCCCCGCTTCTGCTCGGAGTTCGGCTTTCAGTCCTTCCCGTCAAAGCGGGTGATAGAAAGCTTCACCGAGCCACAAGACCGCAATGTCTCCTCGCCGGTTATGGAGACCCATCAACGCAATGAAGGCGGCAACAGCCGGATTGTTGAGACCATCGCGCGCTATTTCCGGTTCCCTGATGGTTTTGACGATCTGACCTATCTCAGCCAGATCAGTCAGGGCTTGGCAATGAAAACCGCCATTGAATATTGGCGCTCCGCCAAGCCCCGTTGTATGGGAACCCTCTATTGGCAGTTGAATGATACCTGGCCGGTGGCAAGCTGGTCGGGGCTGGAATATGGGGGCGGCTGGAAACTGCTCCACTATATGGCCCGCCGTTTTTATGCCCCTGTGCTGGTCACCGCTCAGCCTGACCGCGCATGCGGCGACATAATACTCACGGCGATCAATGACAGCCCGACGCCGCTTGACCTCACACTCTCGATTGCCAAAGTCGAGCTGCAAGGAGGCGTCAAAGCCTTTGGAGATGTTCATGTCACCTGTCCCATGGGGCGGGCGATGGAAGTAACACGCATCAAGCGTGAGGCGCTTGGAGAGGATGCCTTCTTGCATCTCAATTGGCTCAGCAAGGACGGTCTTCATCGTGGCGAGAATGATTATCTGCCAAAGCGGCCAAAGGATTTCAACCTGCCCACGCCTTCCATCAGCCTTGATGAGCATGTCAATGACAAAGGGGAGACCGAAATCACCTTGCTGTCCGACAAGCCTGCTTTTTTTGTAACCTATCACCATGGGGGCGATCGGATTTTCTCGGACAATTGCGTTACCTTGCTGCCCGACCGACCCAAAATTTTGACTGTAACGCGGCAGCGGCGCTCTCACCTGCCGCCGATTGAGGCTGAACTTAGCTATTTGAAACAATAA
- a CDS encoding DMT family transporter has product MVPSNRAHRAGIVFAILATVIFACGDAASKTLVVDHSVWFIMMARYWFHLTVALIWAASRPGGIKGALRSNHRAIQVLRGVLLFTEVALIIMTFARLGLAETTTLIMVHPLMVTALAALFLGEQVGWRRITALLVGMTGLLIIMQPTGNIWGVGGLIGLAATSAFAVYQLFTRLVSRHDDAMTSFLYAGIVGVVMSTILGLPNIPDWEVINWPLLAGVCMSSTLAHFFVIKALTLVEASAIQPYTYLQIVWSIPIGFVIFGTLPIWSTLLGAALIVAAGLYSLHRGRVQNQAPDATQG; this is encoded by the coding sequence ATGGTTCCGTCCAACCGAGCGCATCGTGCCGGCATAGTGTTTGCCATCCTTGCCACCGTTATCTTTGCCTGCGGTGATGCAGCCTCGAAAACGCTGGTGGTGGATCACTCGGTCTGGTTCATCATGATGGCCCGCTACTGGTTTCATCTGACGGTCGCCCTGATCTGGGCAGCCTCCCGACCGGGCGGCATCAAGGGCGCTTTGCGCTCCAATCACCGGGCCATTCAGGTCTTGCGGGGCGTGTTGCTGTTTACCGAAGTGGCGCTGATCATCATGACCTTTGCGCGCCTCGGTCTGGCAGAGACCACCACCCTGATCATGGTGCACCCGCTGATGGTGACGGCGCTGGCCGCGCTCTTCCTTGGGGAACAGGTTGGCTGGCGACGGATTACAGCCCTGCTGGTCGGCATGACCGGTTTGCTGATCATCATGCAACCAACGGGCAACATATGGGGCGTTGGCGGGCTGATCGGCCTTGCGGCGACATCTGCCTTTGCGGTCTACCAGCTGTTTACCCGCCTAGTCAGTCGCCATGATGATGCCATGACGTCCTTTCTTTATGCGGGCATCGTGGGCGTGGTGATGAGCACGATTTTGGGTCTGCCCAATATTCCCGACTGGGAGGTGATCAATTGGCCTCTGTTGGCCGGTGTGTGCATGAGCAGCACATTGGCCCATTTCTTCGTTATCAAGGCCCTGACGCTGGTCGAGGCCAGCGCGATCCAGCCCTATACCTATTTGCAGATTGTCTGGTCGATTCCGATCGGCTTTGTCATTTTCGGCACGTTACCGATCTGGTCGACCCTGTTGGGGGCCGCGCTGATTGTCGCCGCCGGTCTTTATTCGCTGCATCGCGGCCGGGTACAGAACCAAGCGCCAGACGCAACGCAGGGCTGA
- a CDS encoding LysR family transcriptional regulator — MPTLKQLNAFVAIARNGNLGDAANSIHLSKGAVSQALAELELRLGTRLFDRVHPRLRLNDQGRQLQVLAEDILDRVEDVRHMFDHGGSPVGTLRIGASQTIGNYLLPRLLADISGLDAKVSIANSQQLCERLIRFELDLALIEGRTDDPDLETRIWRRDEMLLVARPDHPLAGRQGVALADLSGCDWILREPKSGSRAQFDRAIAPHLVSMGKVLELNSIEALILAVEQGLGVTLVSRLAVESRLQQKTLAILAVDQCFTRTLKLVWHRQKYHSALMDHFIASIVTDDTATTPQET, encoded by the coding sequence ATGCCTACATTGAAACAACTCAATGCCTTTGTCGCCATTGCCCGCAATGGAAATCTCGGGGATGCAGCCAACAGCATTCATCTGAGCAAGGGGGCTGTTTCACAGGCTCTGGCCGAGTTGGAACTGCGTCTGGGAACACGCCTGTTCGATCGGGTTCACCCCCGATTGCGGCTCAATGATCAGGGGCGCCAGTTGCAGGTTCTGGCAGAGGATATTCTTGATCGTGTCGAGGATGTGCGGCACATGTTCGATCACGGCGGCTCTCCGGTCGGCACCTTGCGGATCGGTGCCAGCCAAACCATCGGCAACTATCTTTTGCCCCGCTTGCTGGCCGATATATCCGGCCTTGACGCCAAGGTCAGTATTGCAAACAGCCAGCAACTGTGTGAAAGGCTTATCCGCTTCGAGCTGGATCTGGCCCTGATCGAGGGGCGTACCGATGATCCGGATCTGGAGACCCGTATCTGGCGCAGAGATGAAATGCTGCTGGTCGCCAGACCCGATCACCCCTTGGCGGGGCGGCAAGGGGTGGCGCTTGCTGATCTGTCCGGGTGCGACTGGATACTGCGCGAACCGAAATCGGGGTCGCGCGCCCAGTTTGATCGTGCCATCGCCCCGCATCTGGTATCAATGGGAAAAGTGCTGGAACTGAATTCCATTGAGGCTCTTATTCTCGCGGTTGAGCAGGGCCTCGGCGTGACGCTGGTCTCCCGTCTCGCGGTTGAGTCGCGCTTGCAGCAAAAGACGTTGGCAATCCTTGCAGTCGATCAATGCTTCACGCGCACGCTAAAGCTTGTTTGGCACCGCCAGAAATATCACAGCGCCCTGATGGATCATTTCATCGCCAGCATCGTGACCGACGATACTGCAACCACACCGCAAGAGACTTAG
- the pflA gene encoding pyruvate formate-lyase-activating protein, giving the protein MTVSIHETHLQEVHAHATHGYLHSIESGAAVDGPGMRFVFFMAGCLFRCLYCHNPDTWKLHNGQKVTVKDLVREVHGYAGFLKNSGGVTFSGGEPMMQAEFVGKTAHAIKKRFGLHIALDTQGYLHGNVPDEWFDDFDLIMLDIKHIDPDRYKALTAQPLQPTLDFAERLARLGKTMRVRYVLVPGWSDAPDEVAGMADYVAHLRDDLGADIEMIELLPFHQLGVSKWDQLGMTYQLRDLRTPTPAETEAARDIFRSRGFTVT; this is encoded by the coding sequence TTGACTGTCAGCATTCATGAAACCCACCTGCAAGAGGTGCATGCCCATGCAACGCACGGCTATCTGCATTCGATTGAATCCGGCGCTGCGGTGGATGGCCCGGGGATGCGGTTTGTGTTTTTCATGGCTGGCTGCCTGTTTCGCTGCCTTTACTGCCACAATCCCGATACCTGGAAGTTGCACAATGGCCAGAAAGTCACCGTCAAGGATCTGGTTCGCGAAGTGCATGGCTATGCAGGGTTTCTGAAGAATTCCGGTGGCGTGACCTTTTCCGGTGGCGAACCAATGATGCAAGCGGAATTTGTCGGCAAGACAGCTCATGCGATCAAGAAGCGCTTCGGACTGCATATTGCGCTCGATACCCAAGGCTATTTGCATGGCAATGTGCCCGATGAATGGTTTGATGATTTCGATCTGATCATGCTCGACATCAAGCATATCGATCCGGATCGCTACAAGGCATTGACAGCGCAACCGTTGCAGCCAACCCTCGACTTTGCCGAACGGCTGGCGCGTCTGGGCAAGACAATGCGGGTGCGCTATGTGCTGGTGCCCGGTTGGAGCGACGCCCCGGACGAGGTAGCAGGCATGGCCGATTATGTCGCCCATCTCAGGGATGATCTGGGGGCCGACATCGAAATGATCGAGCTTTTGCCCTTTCACCAGCTTGGGGTATCCAAGTGGGACCAGCTGGGGATGACTTATCAGTTGCGTGACCTGCGCACGCCGACACCAGCGGAGACTGAAGCAGCCCGCGACATTTTTCGCAGTCGAGGTTTCACCGTCACTTGA
- a CDS encoding TDT family transporter, with the protein MTNIRFYDIPTPLAGLALGIASLGNCWEMTGLFSGGARSLSAGLAFALLLLIAVKFLLHPAALKQDLEHPVVGSVVPTFAMALMIVSMGLEPGLRLTMWLVAVGLHLGFLVMFLQARLPGFTLGQMVPSWFVPPVGLIVANVSAPPAAITGSVLGLFLDGLFWFALACYAVMLPVMLYRLIFLEDIPDAAKPTIAILAAPASLSLTGYLSMTPNPSMLLVMLLLGIALLMTTLIYVAFFRLMRLPFSPAYAAFTFPMVIGATALFKVAPLLATWGMDTASLSILLGLAQLELAIATLVVGYVAVHYGLFFVNSGAATHTGPVRSSQD; encoded by the coding sequence ATGACCAACATCCGTTTTTACGACATTCCCACCCCCCTTGCCGGTCTGGCACTCGGGATAGCCAGTCTGGGGAATTGCTGGGAGATGACAGGGCTGTTTTCAGGGGGGGCGCGCAGCCTTTCAGCAGGTCTTGCTTTTGCGTTGCTGTTGCTGATCGCCGTCAAGTTCTTGCTCCATCCGGCAGCTCTTAAGCAGGATCTTGAGCACCCGGTGGTCGGCAGCGTGGTGCCGACATTTGCGATGGCGTTAATGATTGTTTCGATGGGGCTTGAACCCGGTCTGCGACTGACCATGTGGTTGGTGGCGGTTGGCTTGCATCTGGGCTTTCTGGTGATGTTCCTGCAGGCGCGCCTACCGGGTTTTACCCTTGGCCAGATGGTGCCCAGTTGGTTCGTGCCTCCGGTGGGGTTGATCGTGGCCAATGTCAGCGCACCGCCTGCGGCTATCACCGGTAGTGTGCTTGGCCTCTTCCTTGATGGGCTGTTCTGGTTCGCCCTTGCATGCTATGCGGTCATGCTGCCTGTCATGCTGTATCGCCTGATCTTTTTGGAGGATATCCCGGACGCGGCAAAGCCGACCATTGCTATTCTGGCAGCCCCGGCAAGCCTGTCTCTGACTGGCTACCTCTCCATGACGCCCAATCCTTCGATGCTGCTGGTGATGTTGCTGCTTGGCATCGCTTTGTTGATGACAACATTGATCTATGTGGCCTTTTTCCGGCTGATGCGGCTGCCCTTCAGTCCGGCCTATGCGGCATTCACTTTCCCGATGGTGATCGGGGCCACCGCCTTGTTCAAGGTTGCTCCCCTGTTGGCAACATGGGGCATGGACACCGCCTCGCTCAGCATCCTGCTCGGACTGGCGCAGCTCGAGTTGGCCATAGCAACGCTGGTGGTTGGCTATGTTGCGGTTCACTATGGCCTGTTTTTCGTCAATAGTGGTGCAGCAACCCACACCGGACCTGTGCGGTCTTCGCAAGACTGA